In the genome of Neodiprion pinetum isolate iyNeoPine1 chromosome 2, iyNeoPine1.2, whole genome shotgun sequence, one region contains:
- the fidipidine gene encoding coiled-coil domain-containing protein 93 isoform X1, producing MFVNASKRSAKTLESAEADVREDEEQAVKFQEIIDLLVAAGYFRARIRGLTSFDKVVGGMTWCIESCNFDVDVDLLFQENLTIGQKIALTEKIVAMLPKMNCPHRIEPHQIQGLDCIHIFPIIQWLVKRSMEMREVMGDFVRSYAVSQFDKNYTFAEDSEMVAKKESMASNLKTVKQVYKPQRYFRRKDPPPEDEVGRVQSTLLEYGSSSVVSLSPSEVIEDTQADDATSSAKKVQEEEKRIDELMKNMSVADDNEGRLSASAVGTIVGMQAQEIVQAAEHYAALSADIEGSSVEGSFGALAALEKQKATLEERKLKMEKDKENLSSKVSEATDKLRAIEIKKEEVEEDFRRMEELETEENKSVLLRLQQLLLIHDSLKEQEHKFREQCKSDLAQLQSLVPDIEGTEPGEAQCDVSDYEVQKERVNKLRLQVAKKNRAIASLTRQLDDVPGRSELTQYQRRFLELYNQVSAKHKETKQYYTLYNTLDDTKLYLSKELALLNSIQDNYNKAMASASGKEQFLKQFEAIVSGIKQNKTKVEKRCAEERARRDSLSQQLVTLVEQQRKYVAAVRQLTIECRKNEALLAQLRGP from the exons ATGTTTGTAAACGCGTCGAAAAGGTCGGCCAAGACTCTCGAATCTGCAGAG GCTGACGTTCGCGAGGATGAAGAACAGGCTgtcaaatttcaagaaattatcGATCTTCTTGTCGCCGCTGGATACTTTAGAGCCAGGATAAGAGGGCTCACCAGCTTCGACAAG gTAGTCGGAGGAATGACTTGGTGCATCGAGTCATGCAACTTTGATGTTGACGTGGATCTGTTGTTTCAAGAAAATCTCACTATTGGTCAGAAAAT AGCTCTGACTGAAAAAATAGTCGCGATGTTGCCAAAAATGAATTGTCCGCATCGCATAGAACCTCACCAAATTCAGGGATTAGATTGCATTCACATCTTTCCGATAATACAG TGGCTGGTCAAACGATCGATGGAAATGCGAGAGGTGATGGGAGACTTTGTCAGGTCTTATGCTGTCAgtcaatttgacaaaaattacaCGTTTGCCGAAGACAGCGAAATGGTTGCAAAAAAGGAAAGCATGGCATCTAATTTAAAAACTGTCAAG CAAGTGTACAAGCctcagcgttattttagaagAAAGGATCCTCCTCCGGAAGATGAGGTGGGAAGAGTACAAAGCACACTCCTGGAGTATGGATCATCGTCCGTAGTATCCTTGTCACCTTCTGAAGTCATTGAAGATACACAGGCGGACGATGCCACCTCAAGTGCGAAGAAAGTGCAGGAAgaagag AAACGCATAGACGAGCTTATGAAGAACATGTCAGTCGCTGATGATAACGAG GGTCGGCTGAGTGCCAGTGCAGTTGGAACGATTGTCGGAATGCAGGCCCAGGAAATAGTTCAAGCTGCAGAACACTACGCAGCGTTGAGTGCCGACATAGAG GGAAGCAGTGTGGAGGGTTCATTCGGCGCGTTAGCTGctcttgaaaaacaaaaagcaactcttgaagagagaaaattgaaaatggaaaaagatAAGGAGAATTTATCCAGCAAAGTGTCAGAAGCCACGGATAAACTCAGAGCtatcgaaattaaaaaagaggAAGTGGAGGAAGATTTCCGCAGGATGGAAGAGTTGGAGACTGAAGAGAATAAGAG CGTGCTGCTAAGACTGCAGCAGCTTCTCCTCATTCATGATAGTCTGAAGGAACAAGAACACAAGTTCCGTGAACAGTGCAAATCTGACTTGGCTCAGCTTCAAAGTTTGGTACCGGATATCGAGGGTACTGAGCCTGGGGAAGCACAGTGCGATGTTTCCGATTACGAGGTTCAAAAGGAGAGGGTAAATAAGCTAAGGCTTCAAGTTGCCAAAAAGAACAGAGCCATAGCATCGCTGACCAGGCAGCTAGACGACGTTCCTGGTAGATCTGAGTTGACGCAATACCAGAGACGGTTCTTGGAGCTTTATAATCAAG TATCTGCAAAACATAAAGAAACAAAGCAGTATTACACTCTGTACAATACTCTGGACGACACGAAATTGTACTTAAGTAAAGAATTGGCTCTGCTGAATTCTATTCAGGACAATTACAACAA AGCAATGGCATCAGCCAGTGGTAAGGAGCagtttttgaaacaatttgaaGCTATTGTTTCtggaataaaacaaaacaaaacgaag GTGGAAAAAAGGTGTGCGGAAGAACGGGCTCGCAGAGATTCTCTGAGTCAACAGTTGGTTACTTTGGTggaacagcagcgaaaatacGTAGCGGCAGTACGGCAATTAACCATCGAGTGCCGCAAAAATGAAGCATTGTTGGCACAGCTTCGTGGGCCGTAG
- the fidipidine gene encoding coiled-coil domain-containing protein 93 isoform X2, which translates to MFVNASKRSAKTLESAEADVREDEEQAVKFQEIIDLLVAAGYFRARIRGLTSFDKVVGGMTWCIESCNFDVDVDLLFQENLTIGQKIALTEKIVAMLPKMNCPHRIEPHQIQGLDCIHIFPIIQWLVKRSMEMREVMGDFVRSYAVSQFDKNYTFAEDSEMVAKKESMASNLKTVKQVYKPQRYFRRKDPPPEDEVGRVQSTLLEYGSSSVVSLSPSEVIEDTQADDATSSAKKVQEEEGRLSASAVGTIVGMQAQEIVQAAEHYAALSADIEGSSVEGSFGALAALEKQKATLEERKLKMEKDKENLSSKVSEATDKLRAIEIKKEEVEEDFRRMEELETEENKSVLLRLQQLLLIHDSLKEQEHKFREQCKSDLAQLQSLVPDIEGTEPGEAQCDVSDYEVQKERVNKLRLQVAKKNRAIASLTRQLDDVPGRSELTQYQRRFLELYNQVSAKHKETKQYYTLYNTLDDTKLYLSKELALLNSIQDNYNKAMASASGKEQFLKQFEAIVSGIKQNKTKVEKRCAEERARRDSLSQQLVTLVEQQRKYVAAVRQLTIECRKNEALLAQLRGP; encoded by the exons ATGTTTGTAAACGCGTCGAAAAGGTCGGCCAAGACTCTCGAATCTGCAGAG GCTGACGTTCGCGAGGATGAAGAACAGGCTgtcaaatttcaagaaattatcGATCTTCTTGTCGCCGCTGGATACTTTAGAGCCAGGATAAGAGGGCTCACCAGCTTCGACAAG gTAGTCGGAGGAATGACTTGGTGCATCGAGTCATGCAACTTTGATGTTGACGTGGATCTGTTGTTTCAAGAAAATCTCACTATTGGTCAGAAAAT AGCTCTGACTGAAAAAATAGTCGCGATGTTGCCAAAAATGAATTGTCCGCATCGCATAGAACCTCACCAAATTCAGGGATTAGATTGCATTCACATCTTTCCGATAATACAG TGGCTGGTCAAACGATCGATGGAAATGCGAGAGGTGATGGGAGACTTTGTCAGGTCTTATGCTGTCAgtcaatttgacaaaaattacaCGTTTGCCGAAGACAGCGAAATGGTTGCAAAAAAGGAAAGCATGGCATCTAATTTAAAAACTGTCAAG CAAGTGTACAAGCctcagcgttattttagaagAAAGGATCCTCCTCCGGAAGATGAGGTGGGAAGAGTACAAAGCACACTCCTGGAGTATGGATCATCGTCCGTAGTATCCTTGTCACCTTCTGAAGTCATTGAAGATACACAGGCGGACGATGCCACCTCAAGTGCGAAGAAAGTGCAGGAAgaagag GGTCGGCTGAGTGCCAGTGCAGTTGGAACGATTGTCGGAATGCAGGCCCAGGAAATAGTTCAAGCTGCAGAACACTACGCAGCGTTGAGTGCCGACATAGAG GGAAGCAGTGTGGAGGGTTCATTCGGCGCGTTAGCTGctcttgaaaaacaaaaagcaactcttgaagagagaaaattgaaaatggaaaaagatAAGGAGAATTTATCCAGCAAAGTGTCAGAAGCCACGGATAAACTCAGAGCtatcgaaattaaaaaagaggAAGTGGAGGAAGATTTCCGCAGGATGGAAGAGTTGGAGACTGAAGAGAATAAGAG CGTGCTGCTAAGACTGCAGCAGCTTCTCCTCATTCATGATAGTCTGAAGGAACAAGAACACAAGTTCCGTGAACAGTGCAAATCTGACTTGGCTCAGCTTCAAAGTTTGGTACCGGATATCGAGGGTACTGAGCCTGGGGAAGCACAGTGCGATGTTTCCGATTACGAGGTTCAAAAGGAGAGGGTAAATAAGCTAAGGCTTCAAGTTGCCAAAAAGAACAGAGCCATAGCATCGCTGACCAGGCAGCTAGACGACGTTCCTGGTAGATCTGAGTTGACGCAATACCAGAGACGGTTCTTGGAGCTTTATAATCAAG TATCTGCAAAACATAAAGAAACAAAGCAGTATTACACTCTGTACAATACTCTGGACGACACGAAATTGTACTTAAGTAAAGAATTGGCTCTGCTGAATTCTATTCAGGACAATTACAACAA AGCAATGGCATCAGCCAGTGGTAAGGAGCagtttttgaaacaatttgaaGCTATTGTTTCtggaataaaacaaaacaaaacgaag GTGGAAAAAAGGTGTGCGGAAGAACGGGCTCGCAGAGATTCTCTGAGTCAACAGTTGGTTACTTTGGTggaacagcagcgaaaatacGTAGCGGCAGTACGGCAATTAACCATCGAGTGCCGCAAAAATGAAGCATTGTTGGCACAGCTTCGTGGGCCGTAG